The proteins below are encoded in one region of Carassius auratus strain Wakin linkage group LG44F, ASM336829v1, whole genome shotgun sequence:
- the LOC113068258 gene encoding ras-related and estrogen-regulated growth inhibitor-like protein has translation MVVQVKPRNRYSSKTMEGNQQKVEANILLLGAVNVGKSALTVRFLTRRFIGEYGDIESIYSHTDKIDGRDICFNIWDSLCPQNGEVSRYISDRQLQWADGYILVYSICDRASFNVVRQQVQCIRQAKQKLASTAQIMIVGNKRDLQHRRTVSSEEGRLLALSTDCGFFEVSAAETYHGVLMVFHELFERIREARALKKGPVGFKGIVRSVSAVFGRKRTE, from the exons ATGGTTGTTCAAGTGAAACCTCGCAATCGCTACAGCAGCAAAACCATGGAAGGCAACCAGCAGAAAGTGGAGGCTAACATTTTGTTACTTGGAGCTGTAAACGTTGGAAAGTCTG CTCTCACCGTGCGCTTCCTAACCAGGCGCTTCATTGGAGAATATGGAGATATAG aATCAATATACAGCCATACTGACAAGATCGACGGGCGTGATATTTGTTTCAACATATGGGACTCACTTTGCCCGCAG AATGGAGAGGTGTCCAGATACATCAGCGACAGACAGCTGCAGTGGGCGGACGGTTATATCCTTGTTTACAGCATCTGTGACCGCGCCAGCTTCAACGTGGTGCGGCAACAAGTGCAGTGCATACGGCAAGCCAAGCAAAAACTGGCCAGCACAGCTCAGATCATGATTGTGGGGAATAAGAGAGACCTCCAGCACCGACGTACAGTGTCCAGTGAAGAGGGGCGGCTGCTGGCGCTCTCGACGGACTGTGGGTTTTTTGAGGTCTCCGCTGCCGAGACTTACCACGGTGTTCTGATGGTGTTTCACGAACTGTTTGAGCGTATCAGAGAGGCGAGGGCGCTCAAGAAGGGCCCTGTGGGATTCAAAGGTATCGTGAGGAGCGTGTCCGCAGTATTTGGGAGGAAGCGGACTGAATAG